The genomic window AAGGAAAATTATAAGTGTGGGAAATTCTACTCCAATTTCTTTTATATCCACAACTTATTTTGAAACACTCTCACTAACTTCACCATTTTTAAAGAATTTAGCATTACCAGTTTCTACAATTCTCGAACTATGATTGGTATGTAAAACCTACATCATTTAGGTTTCTCTAGATAACTAATAAAGTATCCACTTATCGTACGAGAATCAAATTTTCTTTCATGTGGATTATATTTTCTTGTTTCTGCTTAGTAACTCCAAACATGTAGGTGCCTAAGGCTAAGTTTTCTTTCAGCCCTTAACTCAAAAGGAGTTTATGGAACTGCCTTACTAGGAACCCTATTTAATAAGCATATAACAAATTTAAGTGTATGCATCCTCAATGATATAGGTAATGAGGAGTTAATCATCATACTCCTAAACATATTTAATGAagttgataagtgctaaaagtaacatgttttaaccccattattaatacatttttgggtgattatttgatgttaattgtaaattttatacttttaatcctttaaattcacgctttaatgcttaatagagcacttgagagcaaaaagagtgaaaaatgagtgaaaatcgGAGTGTCAGAGCAAGCTGCATGAGCTACACGGGTTGAACCATTTCACATGGCCAGACAACATAGCCATGTGACCCGCATGGTCATGTTGTAGGTTATGTCAATTTTGTGAGATTACACACTGAACTGTGAAAATcacgatttttaggtttttcgaaCATTCTAAGacatatatgacaaaaataaaaagataggagtgagccgtcatagaatatttaagaaaacaacttgaaaaacaccattgaagccggtTTTGAAGCAGATTTTCATCAAGATTGAAAATTCCTatttgatttcttaggagattatcatgagtttctttgtttttggttatattatatcttagattttttttttattttcaacctagaactaattttctaaatacctaggggagatgaatcCTATAATGgattttgtcttttgatttttattttacgcaataaatacttagtttcttattctcaattgtgtgtgtttaattcttggtttaatatttttagattattgatccatgtttgatgtgcttaaatcgatggttaaataaaccttatttaaaaatagatcttgcataattgaatggagttggatgcaatcctagaaataggacgacataaatctaccagattagagtcaaatctaataggggaatccatagaatgagttaatgcgataataagggttttaattagaaataaatttcaattaaccAACTTAGAGTCAATTGctcttatgctcgaaagagatatttgtataatttagggatttctacggatcaagttactaagtaaagaaattgcgtaatttagattgatagtgacaaatgaaatctaggtgaattctttcctggatattgtttcgcttcttggttgttactTGATTATTTTCGCGAtttgttctttgtcgtgttcgttagttaattaatttagttatttttagttttaatcaatcactcgaattatttggttaaataatagaaagatgataattattagtacttttagtcttcgtgagAACAATATCTTttctcaccatagctatactattaattgataggtgcacttgcatTAGTCAAATTATTAGTTAGTTTCGCGACGCATAAAAAGTTTGATTACGCTTTCCTGCCACACCATTTTGTTGAGGTGTGTTTGGCATAGAATACTGTGCACATATGCCACGACTTTCGAGGAATTTTGCAAATGAACTTGGACGTTGTCCAGATTCAATAAATTTCCCTTAAAATTCACCACTTCTATCAGATCTTACTATTTTCACTTTTCTATCTAATTGTCTTTCAACCTTATTAATGTATATCCCAAGAGCATTTACTGATTGAGGTTTTTCATCAAGCAAATACATGTAACATTATcttgaaaaatcattaataagGGTGATAACCTATTTTTCTCTATTAAAAGATGGAATATTAAAAGGTCCACATATATCAACGTGTATTATTTCAAGAAGCTAGGTACTTCTTATGGCGCCTTTCTTAGTATATTCGGTTTGCTTTCCCTTAAAGCAATCCACACATACACCAAGATCAGTAAAATCTAGATTcagtaaaattttatcatttactaATCCTTTTTACCTTTCTTTAGATatattgtaatggcctaaattcaaggttatcaaaatagtggtttcgggaccacaaattcgataaagaaaattttatttttcttatatttttatggtctacgatttcacaaaatattttgtgaaaatttcgtttgaaaatttcgacgtttgggcactcaatttagtcaaaaggactaaattgtaaaaagtgcaaaagttgagttctacatgttagaggtgtccaattgttatgaaactttaaattggaggtcattatatggtaattagaccattggttaagttggtagacaaaaatggacatgagataagtgaaataggaaagttttaagttaggggcaatttggtaatctagtaataaaaagaattaaaaagggaaaaagatggccaaaaatatcatcttcttcatagtGAACGAAATCAGAAAAGggaaagccatatttagggtttttcaaGGTTTCAatcttcatagtaagtgattctaagtcccgtttttaatgtttacgtttttgagatcccggtagtttaatttagcttattctagcaataatttaacctaaggtttatatttggaaaaatacccataggtgaaaagtgtttattttgatgttttatgatataatatgacgctagaaattatgttaaacaacttttgttagtcgaatttaagcgaaaacgagtaaaacccCATAATtggtaaaatacctaatgttcataaatacatgttagagtgggaatttgatgttgtcataaaagagaaaaatgttcagcatgttataaaacataagaataagagatgaagtttaatttctgagccttggggcaaaaatgtaattatgtaaaagtttaagggcaaaattgtaattttgacaaagttagagtcgagggctgttttgatgaatgtgagtattaaataacttaaattttctattttagatcaagaagaacgaaactcgaggttagacaaagggaagaataaagttgaagactaagttggtgaattgggacatagcgttggcaccgagatgagaggtcccatgtaagaccatgtctgggacatggcgttggcaccgagatgagaggtctcatgtaagatcatatctgggacatggcgttggcactgagatgagaggtcccccgtaagaccatgtctgggacatggcatgagcaccgatatgagaacatcccatgtaagacatgtctgggacatggtgttggcACCGAGATTAGAGGTCCCccgtaaaaccatgtctgggacatggcatgggcactgaTATGAGAacatcctatgtaagaccatgtctgggacattgctttggcatgttatgatcagaagagacccaagtatccttattattccaatgtggctcaacgggctagtaaacgaatcatatacatgaaagttcagttaaaagCAAAAATGGCAAGCTTagatgagttataagagttaagaatttattaaattaacaattgatattcaacgatgcagcaagagaagagtaagttatgcacacaagtatactaagtaaacaagcaagagaactagaatgagattaactaaagagtaaactagagatatttgctagtaaacttactaaactttatgcttacatcttttatttctctttctcttatagtattgcaaagctacttcaaggatcctaaagaagtcggagattgtccacactatcaaccacaactgctcggtattttatgatgaaacacgtttgagttatggcatgtatagggatttagttattttgcatgtttgtaattatgattttgctaaataatggtgtgtaagtatttgatgatgaatggttattaaaatggttaagtatgaaggtgtttgttgttataagagtctaggtgataaattatgcatgtaaAAATCATGAAAGgggtaaaattttgcaaagaaacagaatttaggcagcacagtgacgtgtgtctttgaaaaatcacctaggatagtataTAATGATTTAgaaggtgaatgatatatatatattgaaagtttattgagtctattttcatggaaaattaacggtttaacaaaaagaattttatattttgagatatgtgaattttagtgagacagggtcagatatgtttttggagtcccctgttctgagtttagaaaatcattaaaaattgtaaaaaaaacttgttgtgagttatagtttatatttctagattccttattgactctattttctgtagaaacaagtgagaacttcatatgaaaatcctacagtgagaaaacttatttttagtggcaagaggtcaggacagttaagtggtgaaacaggggagactttaactaataaactgtactaattggctaaaccaaaaattctaaaaattttatgataggaagatatatgagtctagtttcatggaaaattcccatagctcgagttataatcaatttagtaactgttgcgcgattggacagatttgctgtaaatagtgaaattaattttcaaaacaagtttttatgctccgaattagtatgataagctaagtaatgccttgtgctcgactccggcaatggtctcgggtaaggggtgttacattttgttggtatcagagcaggtttagtcggttctcgaaaaTACGGCTGTGTGTCTAAACTGTGTGGGAAGGCCCAGCTCGTGTGGCTCTTGAAATCTACTCAAATTATCCAATTTTCGCTCGTTTCTCGctcattttgctcccaaatgttctcttaagtatagaaacatgaatttaaagtattaggagcataaaattcaccaattttcatagataatcatccaaaaatgcattaagagcgagattaaaacatgttagtgttaacacttatcaaatatccccacacttaagcgtttgcttgtcctcaagcaaaatccacctagacttcatctatcattatgaatttgaattaaatgatttattcacttggtatcttgatccttagaaatccctaaattatgctactATACCTTTTAAGACTAAGAGCAACTGCCTCTAGGTTGactaattgaaatttctttctaattaaaacccctattattgcattaactcgatttatggattcccctattcgATTTAACTCTAATTCGATAGATTTAAGTTGTCCTATTTTTAAGACTGCATGCAACTCTGCTCAATTATGCTacatctactcttaaacagggatttTTTCCCTCTGATTTAAACACATTAAgcatgaattaaataataataatattgtacggtgaaaagttatattattattattattatgagtttAAATATTAAaggtaaaatcataaaaaaaatactacAAACCCTAAATATAAACCATAAAGAATCTAATAATAACAATGATAGTTACTTGAAGCAATTGGAATTTTCAATTACATGGGGTCTATGTTTCATAACCATTATACTTAGTTTagaccaaaataataataataaattatccTTAGTGTACCTTATCTATCTGGATTGCACTTCACCAAGTTTACACTTATACATCCTCAAGAATACAAGTactaaattaaacttaaatttggAATGGCCTCTCCAATCTGCATGTTATCTTTCTCAGCCGCACATGGCCACCACTACTACCCCAAATTTCATTCGTCAAGCAAAAGCCATGATCTTCCTTTCCTACCTCACACCGGATATGTTTAGGGCATTGCTCAAGCTACCTCCACTATTCTGATGTATTCTTCAATTAAATATCCTCATTTTTTAAGATTATAATATAAACTCGTCTCGTTAAAATGAGCTGTCTGCTGGTTTATGCCATAATCCTGGTAGGTCACCATGAAAACAATTTCTCTACTATTTCAGTGCCTGCAGGCTGCGAGCGtatgattattttaaataaagtCACTTGGATGATCTCATACGTTAAGAGTCCCTAAAGCAATTTAATAGTGTTTCGGCATATTCAGAATTGGAATGTTCAAGAAGGGTTATCGTGCATGCCTAGTCTTTAGTTTCTTTTTGGGAACTAAAATCACCATTTCAAAGGATGTCCTTGAAGTTCACGGTTGCTTGACAAGAAAacatatgcttttttttttatcgTTGTATCAGTTTAAAATAATATGGAGTCATAGCGTTGTTAAACAAGATCAAGAGAGCATAGTGCTTAAATTGGAGTCGGTGTATGCTTAAAGCCTGCATTAGCCAGGGGAAAATGGATAGCGTGGGGACATATTGCGATTCAAGGAATAGTTTCATCTCTTTGTCCCACTTTTGCAGCCTTTTTGAAGGTGCTGTTCGGTATTGGTAACTTCAAGTTTGTTCGTGTGGGGACTGTTCCAAGCTGTAGTTTTGCTTGTTTTACCATaacaataaaagaatatataaaaggATTGGAGGGGGTGAATTCTTGCATTCTCAAGTTGAGACCGAGGATGGAAGTAACAAGAGAAGTAAGGGGTTTGGTTCTACTTGCGGTGGTGTTGATGATCAGCCCATGTAGCGTTGATGGAATGGATGGGTTTGAGAGAGACAATGGGGTTCCTGGGTGGTCCAATGCTAGTTCCAGCAATATGGTCTCAAGTGAGAACCATGCTTTTATTGATAATGTACAAGAAAAAGGCACAAATTTTTCTCAAGAAATTTTTGTCCAAAGCAACGGTAATGTTCACAGTGGAGGGAAAGGAGGAGACACTGGTGGTGGCGGCGGCGGTGGTGGGGGAAATGGTGGAGGTGGCAGTGGCAATAGCAATGGTAGAGGAAAAGGAAAACCACACTGGAAAAGAAAAGGTAGGGGCAATGGAGGGGGAGGTGGCGGAGGTGACGGAAATGGTGGTGGAGGTGGAGGCAGTGGGGGAGGAGGTGGCGGAGGAAACGGCAATGGTCATGGTCAAGGATGGGGCGGAGGAAATGGAGGGGGAGGAGGCGGGGGAGGGGGTGGGAATggtggaggaggaggaggtgGTGGAGGCAATGGTGGTGGGGGAGGTGGAGGAGGCGGGGGAGGGAGTGGGAAtggtggaggaggaggaggaggagggggTGGAGGCAACGGTGGTGGGGGGGGAGGTGGTGGGAATGGAGGAGGAGGAGGTGGCGGTGGTGGAGGAGGAGGCTGGGGTTGGGGAGGTGGCAACCAGGGTAGATGCTGGATTTGGGGATGTGGTGggtcaaaaaaatcatttggagGGCGGACTAGTTCTCCCATACTGAAGCCAAACCATGCACATTAAATGGAATTTGCCTCTACATTTGCATTCTGACAACTATCGCTCAGCTTCTCCCAACTTCTAAACTATTTCTCCATCAGTGATGCATTTAAGGTATCAAAATAATCATGCTTTTCCCTGCTTAATCTCATCCGTGTTCAAGTTCTCTACATGTAGAGACCAAATAAAAAGTTGTGTTCAAGGGAGAAAAGACGAACAAAAAGTTTCAATTGTATTCAGTATCCTTTGATATAGTATGCACCATGATGCAATATTCATTTTAGAGCTTAGTGAAAATTTTCTGCAATACATGGTCTGTTTAGACCCCTCAAATGGCCATGGCCCATTTCTGTATTCAACACAGGGAAGCCCTGCAACACTTTGATCTCCTTGTATTGTTATATTATTTCCCCAGGGAAAAGCATGTCAGTGGAAATGTTGGCCCTCCAAGTGGGAGCAGTTAAAAAGTGGTCTGTCAGTATCTCAGTTTCATGTAGCCTTTAGAAGTAGCCATGTTAGCTCTGACTATATTGGCTTCGTTAGAAGACATTTGTCTTCATGTTTATGATTACAGACCATTTGTTTAAATCCTAAGATCTGTCCGTTGCTCTATTGGTAATAGTCTGGACTGAAGTGTCTGCAGTTAGTGAACCAAGCATGCCTAATGAACCTGCCCATTTACAGTAATAAATACTATTTTAAAGTCTTTAGTGAGAGCTGTAGCCGTTACAAAACAGCTTTTCTCCATTCTTTGACACTACAAAACAAGCATGAGATTACAATTTCACAGCACTGCTtccatataaaattaaaactcttaacacttttctttcccttgtcttcTTGTACTAATTGTTCATCTTTTGAAAATCTAGTTTAGATAAATATCTTAACATGGGAATGGGActaggatcaaattaaaaaaagaaaaaagttgaaaaaaatcaTGTTAGACTCGTATTGATTTCTAACATTCACATCCGAAAGTAATGATAGTCTAGTCGTGTAAGATGATGAGGAAAGAAATGGAGGAACAATAATACTTCCATTGAAAATATCCATGTTATTATAAATTTGTTTATGAAAAATACTATGAACGTTCACAAGGTGGAAGAGGGGCTCCACACAATCCAGGATTACCAATAAATGAAGATACAGGGATTATGGCTTTATGGGGAGGAATTTCCCCTCTTAATTGATTATGCGACACGTCAAATTCCTTGAGCTCATTCAAATTGATCACCTTCCCTGGGATGCTCCCCATGAGGTTGTTCCTCGAAAGCAAAATTGTGGTCAATCCCATGGCATCACCAAGCTCCACTGGTATCTTCCCTGAAAGGCCATTGCTTACCACCTTCAAGATTCTCAGCTCACTCAACTTCCTTATGGATTTTGGTATTGATCCTTTTAGCAGATTATATGACAGAACAAGCGATGTAATAGAATCCATTGCAGAGCTCTGTAGAACGGAGTCATTAATAGGACCAGCGAACATATTGTCAGATAGATCaatagagttgtaatggcctataGGGTCATCAGTTCCTTTGGAGAAAATTGTATCCAGGTTACCAGAGAACTTGTTTGAATGAAGATCAAGGTCCATTAGACGCCTAAGATTCTTGAATTCAGCTGGGATTGATGAGTGAAGAccgttatttgataaattaagtaAAGAAAGGCTGGTCATATTCCCAATCCAAGGCGGTAGTTTCCCTGTCAGAGCATTATCTGATAAATCTAGCGTAGAAATGGATGTAGAAGATAACCACCTCGGAAGAGACCCTCTAATCCCAGTTTTCGCCAACATAAGCCGAAAAAGTTTCAATTTAGCAAACCATTTTGGTATGCTAACTAGTCCAAGAGGATTAAACGACAGATCCAATGTCTGTAAGTTCTGCAACTTGGCCAGCTCTGTAGGAAGTTCACCAGAGAGATGGTTTCTAGATAAATCTAATGTTTGAAGGTTTTGCAAATTGCTGAAACTAGAAGGAATCTTGCTGGTAATACGATTATTCGATAAGAATAATTCAGTAAGAGTGACAAGGTGGCCCATTGTAGCTGGTAATTTCCCAGTTAGCTTGTTGTTCTCAAGGATTAGCCTCTGAATGCTTGGGAGGTGGCCAATGGATGGAGGTAAACTTCCTGTCAGCTTGTTTTCTGATATGCGGCAAAACTGAAGAGAGATGAGCCCCGAAATCGATGAAGGGATGCTTCCTGTGATCTGGTTTTGATTGAGATCTAGGAGTACTAATGCTGAAAGTCCTCCTATGGATTTAGGAATGCTGCCTTTTATCGTGTTTTGGGATAAGTCCAGATATTTGAGGCTCTTAAGCTTGCCTATAGTTGTAGGCAAACTGCCAGAAAGATTGTTAGCATGAAGATCAAGCTTTGTCAATAATACCAACTTCCCTATTGTTGCTGGAATTGATCCTCTCAATTGGTTTTCCGAAAGACCAAGTTCGGTGAGTGCTGTTAAGGATCCAATAACAGAGAAAGGTATAATACCAGAAATATAATTGTTGTTGAGGAAAAGCCTTTCCAGCCGAGATAAGTGCTTGAATGTCGCCGGTATCGACCCTGTAAGCTGGTTTGAATTGAGAAAAAGATAAGTAAGACGCCTTAACTTGCCGAATTCCGGTGGAATTGGTCCATTCAAGTTTTTGAGATTGCTAAGGTCAAGAAGTTGAAGATAGGATAGGTTCCCAAGGGAGGGAGACAAAGTTCCATTCATGAATGTATCCAAAAGGTCATCGTCATCCGAAACAAGGCCCGAGCGTGTGACATTGACCACTCTTCCCACAGAATTGCAAGCGACACCTTTCCAGGATGTGCAGCAATCAGTTGATGATATCCATGATTGCAATAGTCGTGAAGGGTCAGCTGTGATGGTGCGCTTGAATCCCAGTAATGCTTCTTTGTCCACTGCATTGCAGGCCGCCCAGGCAGACGGTGAGAAAGATAGTGACGGTAAGAGCAAAAGAAGTAGAGAAAACATATTGTTATGAAATGAAATCTCCATTGATGACTATGAAATCATAAACCTGAAAGTCCAATCTTATTATATATTCATTTGAAGGCAAGTTGCCAGATATTGAAAACAGTGCTGCCACGTGATTAATCCGGCTTTCATTAAGTTAATATTAACGGATATTAGCCTATATGGGGAATTTCCAGCCAGCTGCATACAATATAAGCCTATTGGCCAACCTGGAAGAGGCGGCTGTGATAAAATTTTGGATCTTAATGTTCAAGCAACAAATGAATCAAAGTaaatacttattatattt from Gossypium hirsutum isolate 1008001.06 chromosome D12, Gossypium_hirsutum_v2.1, whole genome shotgun sequence includes these protein-coding regions:
- the LOC107945817 gene encoding probable leucine-rich repeat receptor-like protein kinase At1g35710, which translates into the protein MEISFHNNMFSLLLLLLPSLSFSPSAWAACNAVDKEALLGFKRTITADPSRLLQSWISSTDCCTSWKGVACNSVGRVVNVTRSGLVSDDDDLLDTFMNGTLSPSLGNLSYLQLLDLSNLKNLNGPIPPEFGKLRRLTYLFLNSNQLTGSIPATFKHLSRLERLFLNNNYISGIIPFSVIGSLTALTELGLSENQLRGSIPATIGKLVLLTKLDLHANNLSGSLPTTIGKLKSLKYLDLSQNTIKGSIPKSIGGLSALVLLDLNQNQITGSIPSSISGLISLQFCRISENKLTGSLPPSIGHLPSIQRLILENNKLTGKLPATMGHLVTLTELFLSNNRITSKIPSSFSNLQNLQTLDLSRNHLSGELPTELAKLQNLQTLDLSFNPLGLVSIPKWFAKLKLFRLMLAKTGIRGSLPRWLSSTSISTLDLSDNALTGKLPPWIGNMTSLSLLNLSNNGLHSSIPAEFKNLRRLMDLDLHSNKFSGNLDTIFSKGTDDPIGHYNSIDLSDNMFAGPINDSVLQSSAMDSITSLVLSYNLLKGSIPKSIRKLSELRILKVVSNGLSGKIPVELGDAMGLTTILLSRNNLMGSIPGKVINLNELKEFDVSHNQLRGEIPPHKAIIPVSSFIGNPGLCGAPLPPCERS
- the LOC121224515 gene encoding glycine-rich cell wall structural protein 1.0-like is translated as MSCLLVYAIILVGHHENNFSTISVPAGCEPFLKVLFGIGNFKFVRVGTVPSCSFACFTITIKEYIKGLEGVNSCILKLRPRMEVTREVRGLVLLAVVLMISPCSVDGMDGFERDNGVPGWSNASSSNMVSSENHAFIDNVQEKGTNFSQEIFVQSNGNVHSGGKGGDTGGGGGGGGGNGGGGSGNSNGRGKGKPHWKRKGRGNGGGGGGGDGNGGGGGGSGGGGGGGNGNGHGQGWGGGNGGGGGGGGGGNGGGGGGGGGNGGGGGGGGGGGSGNGGGGGGGGGGGNGGGGGGGGNGGGGGGGGGGGGWGWGGGNQGRCWIWGCGGSKKSFGGRTSSPILKPNHAH